CTTCTTGTTTCTTTTCGGTTGTAGGAGCAGAAGTTTCTGTAGTTGCTGTATCAGGAGTTCCTTCAGCAAATTCTTCTAGTTTATCTTCTAATAAAGAAATAATACGTGCTGTTCTATCTTCAACCTTATCGGCATTAATAAACTGGGCTGTGGTTTATTCTTAGAATACCATCTTCAAAAGTAATGGCACGTTCTGTATTATGCTCGTCGTTTTCGTTTACAATAACCACTTCTTTTAATCCGGCTTGTAAAAGTTCCACACCCATCGTGTCTACGCAAATAGCTTTAAAAGCTTCTATTAATGGTAGAAAATATATTTTTGGAAATGTATCGTTGTATATATGAGAAAAGCGATCTTCCATAAGGGTGTTCCATGAAATATTTAAAGGTACAGTGTAACCTGCAGCTGTGTTAATTTCAGTTTCTAATGCTGGAAATAAATCGTTTTGAAAGGCTTGGATAATTCTTTTTTCTTTAAGTCCCATAATTTTATTTTTTTAAGAGTGTATTTAATTTTTTTATAATATTTGAAGAAGCTTTTCTTCTAAAGTGTCGGCTAGATTTTCAGGCAAAGCCTTATCTATAGCTAGAGATATGGTTAATGTTTTAGATTGTATTTTAAGCTGAAGTGTTTCTGTTTGTTCGAATACAATGGTATCGAGTACTTGATAAGCTTCCTCGCCTAGAGCATCTGTGGTGATGTTGTTTACAGCCTTTTGCAATGCGGTAAATACATCTTGAACATTCAATCTATTATTTAATTCTTTTAAATTTAGCGTGTCTATTTTTAAATCATTTATTTGATTTCCTAACAACAATTTTTCATTGTTCAACCAGCGTTTAAGTTGTAAAACAGTCAATTCTTGATTGGCAGATGATAAAGGCCTACTGATAGCGCCTTTAGATAATTCTACAACCAGTTTTTTAGGTTGTTTTACCGTTACAACAGTAATGTCGTGTATGTTGAAAAATGATACGTTATCGTTTTCTGAAAGTATACAAACCGATTTTTGATGCTTGTTTTCTTCTGAAATATCTAGAAGCGTACCTTCCATGTAACTGCCGTTGGTTAAAGAAATAGCTATTAAAAGTGGTTCTTCTTTTTTTAAAATAGATTGTAGGATATCCTCGGGCGTTTGGGCTACAAACGCTTTATAATAAGATGGTTTTTCCATGATGTAAGTTGGTGTTATGGGTGTTCTATAAGAAATTGATAATCTTCTGGTAATTGATCCATAAGGGAATAGAAGATACCGTCTCTAGGAGTGGTTTTGTAGTCGTAATATTTTAAGGTTTTCATGTCTAGGTTTGGGTAGTTCATTTTTACCATATACACGCCTACTGCTTCCGTTATGTGTCTGTTTCCTTCAGCTTCTTTTAGTGGCTCGTGTTTTTCAAAAGCGATATAGAAACTGTTTAATTTAGATTGGTTTACCCATATACGATTTAAATAAATAGGAGAATCTGGTTTAGCGAATTCTTGTTTTATCACACGGTCAATATGTTCTGCCTTTTTAGATCCAGCATTATTTGCAACAATAGCATTGGAGTAATACCTGTACGTTAGGTTGCTGTCGTTATAAGTATTTGGCTTTACTATAAGTTCGTAAAAACCTTTCTTTTCGTCTTTCAATTTGAAATCTACATGTGCTTCTTGAGTCCATGTGTTTGGGTAATCTTGCAAAACGTAACGGATTTTTCTTGAAAAAGCATCAAAATCCCTTTGCGTTGGTTCCTTTTCTAAAGTGATGCTAATGGTATGGTTAAACACATTTACTTCCATGTCTACAACATCAGCATCCAAAGTTTCGTGCATTTCTTCTCTTAAAACAATTTCTTGTTGTTGATACCGTGTTAACGATTCGATACTTAAGTCGTGTCTGTTGTGTGATGCTATGTATAATGCTTTGTTCTTCGCATTCCAATCAAAGTTTATAACAATATCCGGATTTTCTTTAAGCTTTAATTCTACCCAAAATAAATCTGGATTCATGCTAGCCGCATTAAAATCTCTTTTAAAAGTAAGTACCTCATACTTATCTTTATGGTGCATTTTTAAATAGGCTATTAGCCCTCTTTTTGCTTCAATTCCTGAAACACCGCAACTAACAAGCGATAAAAACAATCCGATTAAAAAAATATAAAAAATAGATTTAGACATATCAATAACTTTTACCAATTAAACAATAGGTTAAAACGCTTACTTATAAATTGTTTTCTAATAAATCAACGAGTACTTTGGTACGGCTATCAACATCGTCCGCATTAATAATCGGGCTATGGTCTAGAGTTAAAATTCCGTTAGAAAAACTAAAGCCGTTACTCGGGTTGTGATGATCTTGAGTATTTGTTATGTGTATTTCTTTTAAGCTTTCAGCAAGTGCTTCTTTACCCATATCATCTGCAGTTATAGACGTTAAGGCTTCAATCAATGGTAAGAAATAAATTTTTGGGTAAGAGTCGTTGTATAGGTGTAAAAAACGATCTTCGAATAAGTTTGCCCACTCAATATTTAAAGGTACGTCGAAACCTGCCGCTTCAATTATTTGAGCTTTTAATTGTGGAAATTGTTCCTCTTGAAAAGTTTTAGTAAATCGGTTTTCTTTTAATCCCATGATTTTAAATTTTAAGGTTATTTGTTTATTTACCTCAAAACTAAGACTTGGATAGGATGATTTTAAAACCGTTTTACATTTGCCACTTTTCGTTTTGTATTTGCACTTATAGAGTGTCTAAAAGTTGTTTTAGATAAGATTTTTTTCGAGTTGCTACTGGTATTTTTTCGTCGTTTGTTAGGGATACTGTATTGTTCGCGCTAATCGTTTTTATGTATTTAACGTTTACTAAATGCGATTGGTGTACTCTAACAAAAGTGTGTTCACTTAAAATGTTTTCGTAGTATTTAAGGTTGCGCGCACTCATTATTTTTTTATCTACCGTATGGAAAATGGTGTAACTACCATCGGACTGACAACGGATAATATCTTTTATTTGAAGAAAATATTGCGCATCGGCTGTTTTAATTAATAGGGTTTTTTGATGTTCTTTTTCGTTAATTTCCGAAACCTTATCGATGGCACTTTTATAAACTTGTTCTTTTTTAAAGGCAACCCTAAAACGGTCAATACATTCTGATAATTCTTCAGAATCTATAGGTTTTAATAAGTAATCTATAGTGTCGAATTTAATGGCTTTTATAGCAAACTCATCATAAGCTGTTGTGAAAATTATTTTGAAAGCAATACTATCTAAAGCTTCTAAAATTTGAAACGCATTACCACCAATAAGCTCAATATCCATAAAAACTAAATCTGGAGTTTGGCTTTTTAAAAAGGCGGTTGCTTCTGTAATGTTATCTATTTTAGCAATAACCTCAATATCTTTTTGAGTGTATTTAATAAGTTTGTCTAAGGTATTTAGAGCATTAAACTCATCTTCTATTATAACGGCTTTTATCATTAGAATTTTAATTTAAAAAACACTTTTGTGCCAATTGGAGTGTTGTTATTATCAAATAAATCTTCGATAGTAAATGTTTTCTCTTCGCCCTTTTTTCTCATTTTTAATCGTTCTATAAAAATGGATGTAGCGTGTAGCTCTTCGGTTATCTTTTCTTGTTTAGCTTTTGCCGATCGACCTATGCC
The window above is part of the Algibacter sp. L3A6 genome. Proteins encoded here:
- a CDS encoding LytR/AlgR family response regulator transcription factor encodes the protein MIKAVIIEDEFNALNTLDKLIKYTQKDIEVIAKIDNITEATAFLKSQTPDLVFMDIELIGGNAFQILEALDSIAFKIIFTTAYDEFAIKAIKFDTIDYLLKPIDSEELSECIDRFRVAFKKEQVYKSAIDKVSEINEKEHQKTLLIKTADAQYFLQIKDIIRCQSDGSYTIFHTVDKKIMSARNLKYYENILSEHTFVRVHQSHLVNVKYIKTISANNTVSLTNDEKIPVATRKKSYLKQLLDTL